The following coding sequences lie in one Arachis stenosperma cultivar V10309 chromosome 5, arast.V10309.gnm1.PFL2, whole genome shotgun sequence genomic window:
- the LOC130979508 gene encoding 40S ribosomal protein S3a, translating to MAVGKNKRISKGKKGGKKKAADPFAKKDWYDIKAPSVFQVKNVGKTLVTRTQGTKIASEGLKHRVFEVSLADLQGDEDHAFRKIRLRAEDVQGRNVLTNFWGMDFTTDKLRSLVKKWQTLIESHVDVKTTDNYTLRMFCIGFTKRRFNQMKRTCYAQSSQIRQIRRKMREIMTNQATSCDLKELVRKFIPEMIGKEIEKATSSIYPLQNVFIRKVKILKAPKFDLGKLMEVHGDYSEDVGTKVDRPADEPMAEATPEIVGA from the exons ATGGCCGTCGGAAAAAACAAGCGCATCTCCAAGGGAAAGAAGGGTGGCAAGAAGAAAGC CGCCGATCCCTTTGCCAAGAAGGATTGGTACGATATCAAGGCTCCTTCCGTCTTCCAGGTCAAGAATGTGGGCAAAACCCTTGTCACTCGTACTCAAGGCACGAAG ATTGCCTCTGAAGGACTCAAACATAGAGTGTTTGAGGTCTCACTTGCTGATCTTCAAGGGGATGAGGACCACGCCTTCAGGAAGATTAGGCTGAGAGCAGAAGATGTACAAGGAAGGAATGTGCTCACAAATTTCTGG GGAATGGATTTTACTACTGACAAGCTGAGATCGCTCGTAAAAAAATGGCAAACTTTGATTGAGTCTCACGTCGATGTGAAGACCACGGATAATTATACCTTGAGAATGTTCTGTATTGGGTTTACCAAAAGAAGGTTTAACCAGATGAAAAGAACCTGCTACGCACAGTCTAGCCAGATTCGTCAG ATTCGTAGGAAGATGAGAGAGATCATGACCAACCAGGCAACATCCTGTGATCTCAAGGAGTTGGTCCGTAAGTTCATCCCAGAAATGATTGGTAAAGAGATTGAGAAGGCTACATCTAGCATTTACCCTCTTCAGAATGTGTTCATCAGGAAAGTTAAGATACTCAAAGCACCCAAATTTGATCTTGGGAAATTGATGGAG GTTCATGGTGATTACTCCGAAGATGTTGGTACTAAGGTGGACAGGCCTGCTGATGAACCAATGGCTGAGGCTACTCCTGAAATTGTTGGGGCTTAA